From Pyrenophora tritici-repentis strain M4 chromosome 1, whole genome shotgun sequence, the proteins below share one genomic window:
- a CDS encoding DDE-3 multi-domain protein produces the protein MPGTGHRLQPAVLQAILDRIAACESDRAISRATGASRNTVAKLRLSLEFWGVPYPPRCVRLGRPSILRQAQREGLQAYLNGSPGAYMDEMRDFLYDEYDVRISLASVYRELEKMRWSRKLATKRAKEQSEPLRRLYLARMAQHYKAEQIVALDESACNERTGDRKYGWSPIGEPVELSHSFRRSERWSLLPAMTIDGYISYKIFQGAITSEILEDFLEFQVLPFCNPHPGPASVIVLDNASIHRSERVRVLCQSAGVLLEYLPPYSPDFNPIEKSFKQLKGWMKRNSAQAENFIDFGVFLEYAAQLVCCNINCRSWFHRCGYPY, from the coding sequence atgccaggcaccggccaccgcttgcagcccgctgttctccaggctatcctcgaccgaattgctgcctgcgaaagtgatcgagccatctctagagctacaggtgcgagccgtaacacagtagcaaagctgaggttgagcttagagttttggggcgtgccttatccgccgcgctgcgttcgacttgggcggccatctatactccggcaagctcagcgcgaaggccttcaggcatacctcaatggctcaccgggcgcatacatggatgagatgagggacttcttgtacgacgagtacgacgttaggataagccttgcgagcgtttaccgagagctagagaagatgagatggtctcgcaagcttgcaacaaagcgggcaaaggagcagagtgagccactccgccgcctctatcttgccaggatggcgcaacactataaggcggagcagatcgttgcgttggacgagagcgcctgcaatgagcgtacgggcgaccgcaagtatggctggtctccaatcggggagccggtggagctatcacacagcttcaggcgatcagaacggtggtcgctgctgccagccatgacgatagatggctacataagctataagatctttcaaggcgcgattacatctgagatcctagaagacttcttagagtttcaagtgctgccgttctgcaatcctcacccagggccagcctcagtaatcgtgcttgataacgcctccatccatcgatcagagcgtgtacgggtgctttgccaaagtgctggagtactccttgagtatctgccgccatactcaccagatttcaaccccatcgagaagagctttaagcagctcaaggggtggatgaaaaggaattcagcgcaagcggagaacttcattgactttggggtctttcttgagtatgcagcgcagctggtgtgctgtaatattaactgcagaagctggttccataggtgtggctatccctattaa